In Oncorhynchus tshawytscha isolate Ot180627B linkage group LG06, Otsh_v2.0, whole genome shotgun sequence, the following are encoded in one genomic region:
- the LOC112252632 gene encoding ankyrin repeat domain-containing protein SOWAHC isoform X2, whose product MNCTARWPFYNCFVLTLLLETKGFTALHWATKQGCVEAVDMMARTGVDVNIRSHGGYTALHLASIHGHQHVIQLLINIYNARTNIRDYHGKLAAHYWSGNADVFNKPGSQSCGKWSSKGGRKVQRYTNLPSLLLSRSRSQGNLNNLEFGTAPQTPRPPRSPSSIDFHSFQSPQLYGDHF is encoded by the exons ATGAACTGTACTGCCCGATGGCCGTTCTACAACTGTTTTGTGTTAACCTTGCTGCTGGAAACCAAGGGG TTT ACGGCGCTTCACTGGGCAACCAAGCAAGGCTGCGTGGAGGCTGTGGACATGATGGCTCGCACCGGCGTGGACGTCAACATCAGATCG catgg GGGCTACACAGCGCTTCACCTGGCCTCTATACATGGACACCAGCACGTCATCCAGCTCCTGATCAACATCTACA ATGCCAGAACTAACATCAGGGACTACCATGGCAAGCTTGCAGCCCATTACTGGAGTGGCAATGCTGATGTGTTCAACAAACCAGGCTCGCAGTCAT GTGGGAAATGGTCATCAAAAGGAGGAAGAAAGGTCCAGCGCTACACCAACctaccctctctgctcctctctcgcTCGCGGAGCCAGGGGAACCTCAACAACCTGGAGTTTGGGACTGCGCCTCAGACCCCACGGCCCCCCCGCTCCCCATCCAGTATAGACTTCCACAGCTTCCAATCCCCACAGCTCTATGGAGATCATTTCTGA